One segment of Streptomyces sp. YIM 121038 DNA contains the following:
- the pheS gene encoding phenylalanine--tRNA ligase subunit alpha, with translation MSAPNKSYDPVEVEALKPEEIERVRDEALAAFAAAADLDQLQEAKTAHCGGTSPLALANREIGALPPQAKAEAGKRVGMARGAVNKALAARQTELEAERDARVLVEEAVDVTLPHDRVPAGARHPLTTLSERIEDIFVAMGYAVAEGPEVEAEWFNFDALNIGPDHPARGEQDTFFVEGASVGGSGSADSGVVLRTHTSPVQIRSLIDREPPVYVICPGRVYRTDELDATHTPVFHQVELLAVDEGLTMADLKGTLDHMVQELFGGEGMKTRLRPNFFPFTEPSAEMDMVCYVCRGESVGNADRPCRTCSSEGWIELGGCGMVNPKVLAACGVDPEKYSGFAFGFGIERMLMFRHNVEDMRDMVEGDVRFTRPFGTEI, from the coding sequence ATGTCGGCACCGAACAAGTCGTACGACCCTGTCGAGGTCGAGGCACTGAAACCTGAAGAGATCGAGCGCGTGCGGGACGAGGCGCTCGCCGCCTTCGCGGCCGCCGCCGACCTCGACCAGCTCCAGGAGGCGAAGACCGCGCACTGCGGCGGCACCTCGCCGCTCGCCCTCGCCAACCGCGAGATCGGCGCGCTGCCTCCGCAGGCCAAGGCCGAGGCGGGCAAGCGCGTGGGCATGGCCCGCGGCGCCGTGAACAAGGCGCTCGCCGCCCGCCAGACCGAGCTGGAGGCCGAGCGCGACGCCCGCGTCCTGGTCGAGGAGGCGGTGGACGTCACGCTGCCCCACGACCGCGTCCCGGCCGGCGCCCGGCACCCGCTGACCACGCTGTCCGAGCGCATCGAGGACATCTTCGTCGCCATGGGCTACGCGGTCGCGGAGGGCCCCGAGGTCGAGGCCGAGTGGTTCAACTTCGACGCCCTGAACATCGGCCCGGACCACCCGGCCCGCGGTGAGCAGGACACCTTCTTCGTCGAGGGCGCGTCCGTCGGCGGCTCCGGCTCCGCCGACTCCGGCGTCGTGCTGCGCACGCACACCTCGCCCGTGCAGATCCGCTCGCTCATCGACCGCGAGCCGCCGGTCTACGTGATCTGCCCCGGCCGCGTGTACCGCACCGACGAGCTGGACGCCACCCACACCCCGGTCTTCCACCAGGTCGAGCTGCTCGCCGTGGACGAGGGCCTGACCATGGCGGACCTCAAGGGCACCCTGGACCACATGGTGCAGGAGCTGTTCGGCGGCGAGGGCATGAAGACGCGCCTGCGGCCGAACTTCTTCCCGTTCACCGAGCCGTCCGCCGAGATGGACATGGTCTGCTACGTGTGCCGCGGCGAGTCCGTGGGCAACGCCGACCGCCCCTGCCGCACCTGCTCCTCCGAGGGCTGGATCGAGCTCGGCGGCTGCGGCATGGTCAACCCGAAGGTGCTCGCCGCCTGCGGTGTGGACCCCGAGAAGTACAGCGGATTCGCCTTCGGGTTCGGCATCGAGCGGATGCTGATGTTCCGCCACAACGTCGAAGACATGCGAGACATGGTCGAGGGTGACGTCCGCTTCACCCGGCCGTTCGGGACGGAGATCTGA
- a CDS encoding ATP-binding protein, with amino-acid sequence MSVGTSRAPGVRGILCPPAGHAGPAGPGLGELGIDPDDLPDGLVVADESGRVICFNAAAARITAVRAADALGIRIESALPLEDLEGRRWWQVTDPYGGLVTRVAQPERNLLLPGGREVLVSARYVRSRPKGPLSRLVVSLRDTEARRRTERSHAELIATVAHELRSPLTSVKGFTATLLAKWERFTDDQKRLMLETVDADANRVTRLIAELLDISRIDSGRLELRRQPVDIGAAVGRHIQAHVAAGQDADRFLVRLQQPLPDLWADPDKIDQVLSNLLENAVRHGEGTVTIDVAPSPSLRVRGATDTAVTVSDEGSGIPEESMGRVFTRFWRGSKRGGTGLGLYIVKGIVEAHGGTITVGRAASGGAQFRFTLPVGAPAYLQ; translated from the coding sequence ATGAGCGTCGGCACGAGCAGAGCACCGGGAGTGCGGGGCATCCTGTGCCCTCCCGCGGGCCACGCGGGCCCGGCGGGGCCCGGTCTCGGAGAGCTCGGCATCGACCCGGACGACCTGCCCGACGGCCTCGTCGTCGCCGACGAGAGCGGGCGCGTCATCTGCTTCAACGCCGCCGCGGCGCGCATCACCGCCGTGCGCGCCGCCGACGCGCTCGGCATCCGCATCGAGAGCGCCCTGCCCCTGGAGGACCTCGAAGGGCGCCGGTGGTGGCAGGTGACCGACCCCTACGGAGGCCTCGTCACGCGCGTCGCCCAGCCCGAGCGCAATCTGCTGCTGCCCGGCGGCCGGGAAGTGCTCGTCTCCGCCCGTTACGTACGGTCGCGGCCGAAGGGCCCGCTGAGCCGCCTCGTCGTCTCGCTGCGCGACACCGAGGCCCGGCGGCGCACCGAGCGCAGCCACGCCGAGCTGATCGCGACGGTCGCCCACGAGCTGCGCTCCCCGCTGACGTCCGTGAAGGGCTTCACCGCCACGCTGCTCGCCAAGTGGGAGCGGTTCACCGACGACCAGAAGCGGCTGATGCTGGAGACCGTCGACGCCGACGCGAACCGGGTGACCCGGCTGATCGCCGAGCTCCTCGACATCTCGCGCATCGACTCGGGCCGCCTGGAGCTGCGCCGCCAGCCCGTCGACATCGGGGCCGCCGTCGGGCGCCACATCCAGGCCCACGTCGCCGCGGGACAGGACGCGGACCGCTTCCTCGTCCGCCTCCAGCAGCCGCTGCCCGACCTGTGGGCCGACCCGGACAAGATCGACCAGGTGCTCAGCAACCTGCTGGAAAACGCGGTGCGCCACGGCGAGGGAACTGTCACCATCGACGTGGCGCCCTCGCCGTCCCTGCGGGTGCGGGGAGCGACCGACACCGCGGTCACCGTCAGCGACGAGGGTTCCGGCATTCCGGAGGAGTCGATGGGCCGGGTGTTCACCCGCTTCTGGCGGGGCAGCAAACGCGGCGGGACGGGACTGGGGTTGTACATCGTGAAGGGCATCGTCGAGGCACACGGCGGCACGATCACCGTCGGCCGCGCGGCGAGCGGCGGCGCCCAGTTCCGATTTACGTTGCCCGTGGGGGCTCCGGCGTACCTCCAGTGA
- a CDS encoding RNA methyltransferase has protein sequence MAHGPELISPRSPRVSGARRLGKRNFRGKERLFLAEGPQAVREAAGHRGGGEATLVELFTTVEAAERYADIVADARAAGARVHLADESVIADISTTVTPQGLVGVCRFLDVPFEEILAGRPKLVAVLAHVRDPGNAGTVLRCADAAGADAVVLTDASVDLYNPKAVRASVGSHFHLPVAVGVPVEQAVRGLKAAGVRVLAADGAGEHDLDAELDQGTMGTETAWIFGNEAWGLPEETRALADAVVRVPIHGSAESLNLATAAAVCLYASARAQRAAGGCRSVTPG, from the coding sequence ATGGCACACGGTCCCGAACTGATCTCCCCGCGTTCGCCGCGCGTCAGTGGCGCGCGGCGGCTTGGCAAGCGGAACTTCCGGGGGAAGGAGCGGCTCTTCCTCGCGGAGGGTCCGCAGGCGGTGCGGGAGGCGGCCGGGCACCGCGGCGGCGGCGAGGCCACGCTCGTGGAGCTGTTCACGACCGTCGAGGCCGCCGAGCGGTACGCGGACATCGTGGCGGACGCGCGCGCCGCCGGGGCGCGGGTGCACCTCGCCGACGAGAGCGTGATCGCCGACATCTCGACCACCGTCACGCCGCAGGGGCTCGTCGGGGTGTGCCGCTTCCTCGACGTGCCGTTCGAGGAGATCCTCGCCGGCCGCCCCAAGCTGGTGGCCGTGCTCGCGCACGTACGCGACCCCGGGAACGCGGGCACCGTGCTGCGCTGCGCGGACGCCGCGGGCGCCGACGCGGTGGTGCTCACCGACGCGTCGGTGGACCTGTACAACCCCAAGGCGGTGCGCGCCTCCGTCGGCTCGCACTTCCATCTGCCGGTGGCCGTGGGCGTCCCCGTCGAGCAGGCCGTACGCGGCCTGAAGGCGGCGGGCGTACGCGTCCTGGCCGCGGACGGCGCGGGCGAGCACGACCTGGACGCCGAGCTCGACCAGGGCACCATGGGCACCGAGACCGCCTGGATCTTCGGCAACGAGGCCTGGGGGCTGCCGGAGGAGACCCGCGCACTCGCCGACGCCGTGGTGCGCGTTCCGATCCACGGCAGCGCGGAGAGCCTGAACCTCGCGACCGCGGCAGCCGTATGCCTCTATGCGTCCGCCCGTGCACAGCGTGCCGCCGGAGGGTGCCGCTCCGTCACCCCCGGCTAG
- the rplT gene encoding 50S ribosomal protein L20, which yields MARVKRAVNAHKKRRAILEQASGYRGQRSRLYRKAKEQVTHSLVYNYNDRKKRKGDFRQLWIQRINAAARANGITYNRFIQGLKAANIEVDRKILAELAVNDANAFAALVEVAQKALPSDVNAPKAA from the coding sequence GTGGCACGCGTCAAGCGCGCAGTCAACGCGCACAAGAAGCGTCGGGCGATCCTCGAGCAGGCCAGCGGCTACCGCGGCCAGCGGTCGCGTCTGTACCGCAAGGCGAAGGAGCAGGTCACCCACTCCCTCGTCTACAACTACAACGACCGCAAGAAGCGCAAGGGCGACTTCCGTCAGCTGTGGATCCAGCGCATCAACGCCGCTGCCCGCGCCAACGGCATCACCTACAACCGCTTCATCCAGGGTCTGAAGGCCGCCAACATCGAGGTGGACCGCAAGATCCTGGCCGAGCTGGCCGTCAACGACGCCAACGCCTTCGCGGCGCTCGTCGAGGTCGCCCAGAAGGCGCTGCCTTCGGACGTCAACGCCCCCAAGGCCGCGTGA
- the rpmI gene encoding 50S ribosomal protein L35: MPKNKTHSGASKRFKITGSGKVLRERAGKRHLLEHKSSRLTRRLTGNAEMAPGDAKKIKKLLGK, from the coding sequence ATGCCGAAGAACAAGACGCACAGCGGTGCCAGCAAGCGCTTCAAGATCACCGGCTCCGGCAAGGTGCTCCGCGAGCGCGCCGGCAAGCGCCACCTGCTCGAGCACAAGTCGTCCCGTCTGACGCGTCGCCTCACCGGCAACGCCGAGATGGCCCCGGGCGACGCCAAGAAGATCAAGAAGCTTCTCGGCAAGTGA
- the infC gene encoding translation initiation factor IF-3 encodes MSAEPRINDRIRVPEVRLVGPSGEQVGIVPLAKALELAQEYDLDLVEVAANARPPVCKLMDYGKFKYESAMKAREARKNQAHTVIKEMKLRPKIDPHDYDTKKGHVVRFLKQGDKVKITIMFRGREQSRPELGYRLLQRLAEDVQDLGFIESNPKQDGRNMIMVLGPHKKKTEAMAEAREAQAARKADAKANPGKSQNAAEGELSEAPAEAPAEAPAEA; translated from the coding sequence ATCAGCGCCGAGCCCCGCATCAACGACCGGATTCGCGTTCCCGAGGTGCGACTTGTCGGTCCCAGCGGCGAGCAGGTCGGGATTGTCCCGCTTGCCAAGGCCCTGGAGCTTGCGCAGGAGTACGACCTGGACCTGGTCGAGGTCGCGGCGAACGCCCGTCCGCCCGTGTGCAAGCTCATGGACTACGGGAAGTTCAAGTACGAGTCGGCCATGAAGGCCCGTGAAGCGCGCAAGAACCAGGCGCACACGGTCATCAAGGAGATGAAGCTCCGGCCGAAGATCGACCCGCACGACTACGACACCAAGAAGGGTCACGTCGTCCGGTTCCTCAAGCAGGGCGACAAGGTCAAGATCACGATCATGTTCCGTGGTCGCGAGCAGTCCCGGCCGGAGCTCGGCTACCGACTGCTGCAGCGCCTCGCCGAGGACGTCCAGGACCTCGGGTTCATCGAGTCGAACCCGAAGCAGGACGGCCGCAACATGATCATGGTCCTCGGTCCGCACAAGAAGAAGACCGAGGCGATGGCCGAGGCCCGTGAGGCCCAGGCGGCCCGCAAGGCGGACGCGAAGGCCAACCCCGGCAAGTCGCAGAACGCCGCCGAGGGCGAGCTTTCCGAGGCTCCCGCCGAGGCCCCGGCCGAGGCCCCCGCCGAGGCCTGA
- a CDS encoding DUF1844 domain-containing protein, which yields MSDTSPTPSPTPSAASAESPDFDAMTRDIADVPAVEVITTVAVHLMSAAAVNLGLAEEGETHKDLDEARKLIQALAGLLDASATEVSSFHAAPLRDGLKSLQLAFRESSVVPDAPGQGPGEKYTGPVFG from the coding sequence ATGAGTGACACAAGCCCCACGCCATCGCCGACCCCTTCGGCCGCCTCCGCCGAGAGCCCCGACTTCGACGCCATGACCCGCGACATCGCGGACGTGCCCGCGGTCGAGGTGATCACGACGGTCGCGGTGCACCTGATGAGCGCGGCGGCGGTGAACCTGGGCCTGGCCGAGGAGGGCGAGACCCACAAGGACCTGGACGAGGCCCGCAAGCTCATCCAGGCCCTGGCCGGTCTGCTGGACGCGAGCGCGACGGAGGTCAGCTCCTTCCACGCGGCCCCGCTGCGGGACGGCCTGAAGTCGCTGCAGCTGGCGTTCCGCGAGTCCTCCGTGGTGCCGGACGCGCCGGGGCAGGGTCCTGGCGAGAAGTACACGGGTCCGGTGTTCGGCTAG
- a CDS encoding SseB family protein, with amino-acid sequence MQTKNIPDPGFSDDDGSAAPELRAALEAWSQDRTAHGPVLKALANARLLVPVVAVLGEVEEDENGLRREKTSDMAVPTLKAGKRTALPAFTSTEALALWDPGARPVAVPLHQALRAAAHEKADTIVLDLAGPVPYELNRAALIALAEGRHSADALTDPAVREAVRTAVAAEPAVLRAHLGPGTADGTLALVLAPGAAPAETARRLAGALAADETLRARLVRGLDLALLPAEATPPGEPLYVR; translated from the coding sequence GTGCAGACAAAGAACATCCCCGACCCCGGCTTCTCCGACGACGACGGCTCCGCGGCTCCGGAGCTGCGCGCGGCCCTGGAGGCGTGGTCCCAGGACCGAACCGCCCACGGCCCGGTCCTGAAGGCCCTGGCGAACGCCAGGCTCCTCGTGCCCGTCGTGGCCGTGCTCGGCGAGGTCGAGGAGGACGAGAACGGCCTGCGCCGGGAGAAGACGAGCGACATGGCGGTGCCCACGCTCAAGGCGGGCAAGCGCACCGCCCTGCCCGCCTTCACCTCCACCGAGGCCCTCGCCCTGTGGGACCCGGGAGCCCGCCCCGTCGCCGTACCGCTGCACCAGGCCCTGCGGGCGGCCGCCCACGAGAAGGCCGACACGATCGTCCTCGACCTCGCGGGCCCCGTCCCCTACGAGCTGAACCGCGCCGCGCTCATCGCCCTCGCCGAGGGCCGCCACAGCGCCGACGCGCTCACCGACCCGGCCGTGCGCGAGGCCGTCCGCACCGCGGTCGCGGCCGAGCCCGCCGTGCTCCGCGCCCACCTCGGCCCGGGCACGGCCGACGGCACCCTCGCCCTGGTCCTCGCCCCGGGCGCCGCCCCGGCCGAGACCGCCCGGCGCCTGGCCGGGGCCCTCGCCGCCGACGAAACACTGAGGGCCCGCCTGGTGCGCGGCCTCGACCTGGCACTGCTGCCGGCCGAGGCGACGCCACCGGGCGAGCCCCTCTACGTACGCTGA
- the mycP gene encoding type VII secretion-associated serine protease mycosin: MSTPNPQGTPGPQGTVSPQDTPGRERPTRWHAPAAAALAGALALLPAAPARADDGIRAQQWALDAMGTGQAWRTTKGEGVTVAVLDTGVDGSHPDLRGSVLPGRDMVGFGARRGDRTWARHGTAMAGIIAGHGHGEGRGDGVLGIAPGARILPVRVILEDGDPARRKARQSRGNALAEGIRWAADHGADVINLSLGDDSKSAHPEPSEDAAVQYALKKGAVVVASAGNGGERGDHVSYPAAYPGVIVATAVDENGARASFSTRRWYATVSAPGDDIVIADPDRKYYEGWGTSAASAFVSGAVALIRAARPGLSPAQVKRLLQDTAQDAPAGGRDDSRGFGLIDPVAALGRAAGLKPDSLRTRAHGGTYAKKYFGPGPDEEPDDGASSGWLGPVAGAAGVALLAAAAYLWRGRPRRR; encoded by the coding sequence ATGAGCACGCCGAACCCGCAGGGCACCCCGGGCCCGCAAGGCACCGTGAGCCCCCAGGACACGCCGGGCCGGGAGCGGCCGACGCGGTGGCACGCGCCGGCCGCCGCCGCCCTCGCCGGAGCCCTCGCGCTGCTGCCCGCCGCCCCCGCCCGCGCCGACGACGGGATCCGCGCCCAGCAGTGGGCCCTCGACGCCATGGGCACCGGTCAGGCCTGGCGCACCACCAAGGGTGAGGGCGTCACCGTGGCCGTCCTCGACACCGGGGTCGACGGCTCCCACCCCGACCTCAGGGGCAGCGTCCTGCCCGGCAGGGACATGGTGGGCTTCGGCGCCCGGCGCGGCGACCGGACCTGGGCCCGGCACGGCACCGCCATGGCCGGGATCATCGCCGGGCACGGCCACGGCGAGGGCCGCGGCGACGGCGTGCTCGGCATCGCCCCCGGCGCCCGGATCCTGCCGGTGCGCGTGATCCTGGAGGACGGCGACCCGGCCCGCAGGAAGGCACGCCAGTCCCGCGGCAACGCCCTCGCCGAAGGCATCCGCTGGGCCGCCGACCACGGCGCCGACGTCATCAACCTCTCCCTCGGCGACGACTCCAAGTCCGCCCACCCCGAGCCCAGCGAGGACGCCGCCGTCCAGTACGCCCTCAAGAAGGGCGCCGTCGTCGTCGCGTCGGCGGGCAACGGCGGCGAGCGCGGCGACCACGTCTCCTACCCCGCCGCCTACCCGGGCGTGATCGTCGCGACGGCCGTCGACGAGAACGGGGCGCGGGCCTCCTTCTCCACCCGCCGCTGGTACGCCACCGTCAGCGCCCCCGGCGACGACATCGTCATCGCCGACCCCGACCGCAAGTACTACGAGGGCTGGGGCACCAGCGCCGCCTCCGCCTTCGTCTCCGGCGCCGTCGCCCTGATCCGGGCCGCCCGGCCCGGCCTCTCCCCGGCGCAGGTCAAGCGGCTCCTCCAGGACACCGCCCAGGACGCCCCCGCGGGCGGCCGCGACGACTCCCGCGGCTTCGGCCTCATCGACCCCGTGGCCGCCCTCGGCCGCGCCGCCGGACTGAAGCCGGACTCCCTGCGGACCAGGGCCCACGGCGGGACGTACGCCAAGAAGTACTTCGGACCGGGCCCCGACGAGGAGCCGGACGACGGCGCGTCCTCGGGCTGGCTGGGCCCCGTGGCCGGAGCCGCTGGCGTGGCCCTGCTCGCGGCGGCCGCGTACCTCTGGCGAGGGCGCCCGCGCCGCCGCTGA
- a CDS encoding amino acid deaminase/aldolase → MTGGAADFTGDRTADRARYDRATAHLDAPLALVDLTAFDANADDLTRRAGGKPVRVASKSVRCRALLERVLARDGFAGIMSFTLAESLWLARSGFDDVLLAYPSADRAAFAELAADPKLAAAVTVMVDDPAQLRLIEEARGDGREVVRVCLELDTSLRLLGGRVRIGTQRSPLHEPTQVAALARAIARRPGFRLVGVMAYEGHVAGVGDAVAGHPAKSRAVRLMQSAARRELADRRAATIRAVRDAVPDLEFVNGGGTGSVQHTAAEDVVTEVAAGSGLYVPRLFDNYTSFSGRPAALFAQPVVRRPGRGVVTVLGGGYPASGVAGADRSPVPYLPQGLRYTVQEGAGEVQTPLLGSAADDLRIGDKVWFRHAKAGELCERFAELHLVVGDRVTETVPTYRGEGHTFL, encoded by the coding sequence ATGACAGGCGGAGCCGCTGACTTCACCGGAGACAGGACCGCGGACCGGGCCCGTTACGACCGGGCCACGGCACATCTCGACGCGCCGCTCGCGCTCGTCGACCTGACCGCGTTCGACGCCAACGCCGACGACTTGACGCGCCGGGCGGGCGGGAAGCCCGTCCGGGTCGCGAGCAAGTCGGTGCGGTGCCGGGCCCTGCTGGAACGGGTCCTCGCTCGGGACGGGTTCGCGGGGATCATGTCGTTCACGCTCGCGGAGTCGCTGTGGCTGGCGCGCTCCGGCTTCGACGACGTCCTGCTCGCGTACCCCTCGGCGGACCGTGCCGCCTTCGCCGAGCTCGCGGCCGACCCGAAACTGGCGGCGGCCGTGACGGTGATGGTCGACGACCCGGCGCAGCTGCGGCTGATCGAGGAGGCGCGCGGCGACGGGCGCGAAGTGGTGCGCGTGTGCCTGGAGTTGGACACCTCCCTGCGGCTGCTCGGCGGGCGGGTGCGGATCGGCACGCAGCGCTCCCCGCTGCACGAGCCCACCCAGGTCGCCGCCCTCGCCCGGGCGATCGCGCGCAGGCCGGGCTTCCGGCTCGTCGGCGTCATGGCGTACGAGGGGCACGTCGCGGGGGTCGGGGACGCCGTCGCGGGGCACCCCGCCAAGTCCCGGGCGGTGCGGCTCATGCAGTCGGCCGCGCGCCGGGAGCTGGCGGACCGGCGCGCGGCGACGATCCGGGCGGTGCGGGACGCCGTGCCCGACCTGGAGTTCGTGAACGGCGGCGGCACCGGCAGCGTGCAGCACACGGCGGCCGAGGACGTGGTCACGGAGGTGGCGGCCGGATCGGGCCTGTACGTGCCGCGTCTGTTCGACAACTACACGTCGTTCAGCGGGCGTCCGGCGGCCCTCTTCGCCCAGCCGGTCGTCCGCAGGCCGGGCCGGGGCGTGGTGACGGTGCTCGGCGGCGGCTATCCGGCGTCGGGGGTCGCCGGCGCGGACCGGTCGCCGGTGCCGTATCTGCCCCAGGGTCTGCGCTACACCGTCCAGGAGGGCGCGGGCGAGGTGCAGACGCCGCTGCTCGGGTCCGCCGCGGACGATCTGCGGATCGGTGACAAGGTGTGGTTCCGGCACGCCAAGGCCGGTGAGCTGTGCGAGCGGTTCGCGGAGCTGCACCTGGTCGTGGGCGACCGGGTGACGGAGACGGTGCCGACGTACCGGGGCGAGGGCCACACCTTCCTGTGA
- a CDS encoding DUF2510 domain-containing protein: protein MSMSPPPGWYPDPSRPAVERWWDGSAWTEHRRTPEATVHLGRARPGLAATVVRPVPARTGGRRARAVALGAAGAVLVASIVTGFLVLQDDDGDPTAGPAPTAQAPDEPTPTSASPTASASATEDPDTLTDELNGITLPVPDGWEKADHTVGDELTLQTPNTYDCPGDPGFCRHGTITTRTVTGTDERSPEKLARRDIKDAADAAYDHDALDREPFGGITRHARVKSGTVAVAGRGGYFVRWRVHTEKGPGGYVQSLAFPSSTGSEAMVIVRVSIDAADGAPPLSDIDELVDGIRPIGDSATGGGVGSSVGPTP from the coding sequence ATGAGCATGTCGCCCCCGCCCGGCTGGTACCCGGACCCGTCCCGACCCGCCGTCGAGCGCTGGTGGGACGGGTCCGCGTGGACCGAGCACCGGCGCACGCCCGAGGCCACGGTCCACCTGGGCCGGGCGCGGCCGGGGCTCGCCGCCACCGTGGTGCGGCCGGTGCCCGCGCGCACCGGCGGGCGCCGCGCCAGGGCCGTGGCGCTCGGCGCGGCCGGGGCGGTCCTCGTCGCCTCGATCGTCACCGGCTTCCTGGTCCTCCAGGACGACGACGGCGACCCCACGGCCGGACCCGCGCCCACCGCCCAGGCGCCGGACGAGCCGACCCCCACGTCCGCCTCTCCCACCGCGTCCGCCTCCGCCACCGAGGACCCGGACACCCTCACCGACGAGCTCAACGGCATCACGCTGCCCGTGCCCGACGGCTGGGAGAAGGCCGACCACACCGTCGGCGACGAGCTGACCCTGCAGACCCCGAACACCTACGACTGCCCCGGCGACCCCGGCTTCTGCCGCCACGGCACGATCACCACGCGGACGGTGACCGGCACCGACGAGCGCTCGCCGGAGAAGCTCGCCAGGCGCGACATCAAGGACGCCGCCGACGCCGCGTACGACCACGACGCGCTCGACCGCGAGCCGTTCGGCGGCATCACCCGGCACGCCCGGGTCAAGAGCGGCACCGTCGCGGTCGCGGGCCGCGGCGGCTACTTCGTCCGGTGGCGCGTCCACACCGAGAAGGGACCCGGCGGCTACGTGCAGTCCCTCGCGTTCCCCTCCAGCACCGGCTCCGAGGCCATGGTCATCGTCCGCGTCAGCATCGACGCGGCGGACGGCGCGCCCCCGCTGTCCGACATCGACGAGCTCGTCGACGGGATCAGGCCCATCGGCGACAGCGCCACCGGCGGGGGAGTGGGCAGCAGCGTGGGCCCGACGCCGTGA
- a CDS encoding haloacid dehalogenase-like hydrolase, whose protein sequence is MRNRNILALTLASAATLVAGPVTLPAAAATAAPASHTGAHCPQLSKKLTWYGDNRARLQQVIDERGTCSNPHLGHGQKRPVAAFDWDNTVVKNDVTDATISWALRHDKILRPKSWKSSSKWMTAAGHRALTKACGTAVPVGGPLPTSTNTACADEILQIREDGTTMSGAAAFAGTWHHRRTVPQYAWVPQLFAGHTVKEVETYAKKARTEALAAPVGTTRTIGSHTVPGYARYYDQQRDLIRTLKKAGFDVYIVSAGSEPVAEVWSRGVGIDREHTIAIRSVLDREGRITTWNQGCGGVGANKGDVIPYIDGKRCFINQEIYKVKGKKAWDKQRWSRRIAVGGGDADTDVTFVGDATGAHLVLNRNKGEFMCRAYDNADGRWVVNPMFIEPLPQKPGTYPCATAAYNEPDGRKGPVLREDGSVVPDQRDTVH, encoded by the coding sequence ATGCGTAACAGAAACATTCTGGCGCTGACGCTGGCCTCGGCCGCCACCCTGGTGGCCGGGCCCGTCACGCTTCCCGCTGCCGCCGCCACGGCCGCGCCCGCGTCGCACACCGGCGCCCACTGTCCCCAGCTCTCGAAGAAGCTCACCTGGTACGGCGACAACCGCGCCCGGCTGCAGCAGGTCATCGACGAGCGGGGCACCTGCTCCAACCCGCACCTCGGCCACGGCCAGAAGCGGCCCGTCGCCGCCTTCGACTGGGACAACACCGTCGTCAAGAACGACGTCACCGACGCCACCATCAGCTGGGCGCTGCGGCACGACAAGATCCTGCGCCCCAAGAGCTGGAAGTCCTCCAGCAAGTGGATGACGGCCGCGGGCCACCGCGCCCTCACCAAGGCCTGCGGCACCGCGGTGCCCGTCGGCGGGCCGCTGCCCACGTCCACCAACACCGCCTGCGCCGACGAGATCCTCCAGATCCGCGAGGACGGCACCACGATGAGCGGCGCCGCCGCCTTCGCCGGGACCTGGCACCACCGCCGCACCGTCCCCCAGTACGCCTGGGTGCCCCAGCTCTTCGCGGGACACACCGTCAAGGAGGTGGAGACGTACGCGAAGAAGGCCCGCACCGAGGCCCTCGCCGCGCCCGTCGGCACCACCCGCACCATCGGCAGCCACACCGTGCCCGGCTACGCGCGCTACTACGACCAGCAGCGCGACCTGATCCGCACCCTGAAGAAGGCCGGATTCGACGTCTACATCGTCTCCGCGGGCTCCGAGCCCGTCGCCGAGGTGTGGTCGCGCGGCGTCGGCATCGACCGCGAGCACACCATCGCGATCCGCTCCGTCCTGGACCGCGAGGGCCGCATCACCACCTGGAACCAGGGCTGCGGCGGCGTCGGCGCCAACAAGGGCGACGTCATCCCGTACATCGACGGCAAGCGCTGCTTCATCAACCAGGAGATCTACAAGGTCAAGGGCAAGAAGGCCTGGGACAAGCAGCGCTGGAGCCGGCGCATCGCGGTCGGCGGCGGCGACGCCGACACCGACGTGACGTTCGTCGGCGACGCCACCGGCGCGCACCTCGTGCTGAACCGCAACAAGGGCGAGTTCATGTGCCGCGCGTACGACAACGCCGACGGCCGCTGGGTCGTGAACCCCATGTTCATCGAGCCGCTGCCGCAGAAGCCGGGCACCTACCCGTGCGCGACCGCCGCGTACAACGAGCCCGACGGGCGCAAGGGCCCCGTCCTGCGCGAGGACGGCTCCGTGGTCCCCGACCAGCGGGACACCGTCCACTGA